The Nitrospira sp. genome contains a region encoding:
- a CDS encoding HNH endonuclease, with product MEMTLLLNATYEPLRVVHWQKAIALLWQGKVEVLEVYDREIHGISLSIKLPAVMRLLKLVKLKDSHRAVKFSRINIFTRDGYCCQYCNHRFRTEELTFDHVVPIAKGGKKTWENIVTACWRCNNRKSGRTPEEAGMRLKKRPVKPRWSPVITITIGIRNTPESWRDYLYWNMELDADPADT from the coding sequence ATGGAAATGACCCTCCTGCTGAACGCGACCTATGAACCCCTGCGGGTCGTGCATTGGCAAAAAGCGATCGCGCTTCTCTGGCAAGGAAAAGTCGAAGTGTTGGAGGTCTACGACCGCGAGATCCACGGAATCTCTCTGTCGATCAAACTTCCGGCCGTGATGCGGCTCTTGAAGCTGGTGAAGTTGAAGGACAGTCATCGCGCGGTCAAGTTTTCCCGTATCAATATTTTTACGCGAGACGGCTACTGTTGCCAATACTGCAATCACAGATTCCGAACCGAAGAACTGACGTTCGACCATGTCGTGCCCATCGCCAAAGGCGGAAAAAAGACATGGGAAAATATCGTGACCGCCTGCTGGCGCTGCAACAATCGTAAGAGCGGGCGGACTCCGGAAGAAGCCGGCATGCGGTTGAAAAAGCGGCCGGTGAAACCCCGGTGGAGCCCCGTCATTACCATCACCATCGGCATTCGCAACACGCCGGAAAGCTGGCGTGACTATCTGTACTGGAACATGGAGTTGGATGCGGATCCCGCCGACACGTGA
- a CDS encoding (2Fe-2S) ferredoxin domain-containing protein, which translates to MPKPQYHILVCTNSRPPGHPKPSCGSAGAAQLLMAFNMGLMQRSVPPGQVLVSATGCLGPCEQGPTVVVYPDNTWYSKVTEADVAAILDEHVAKGTPVARLNPDAAWK; encoded by the coding sequence ATGCCAAAGCCCCAATATCATATTCTCGTCTGCACCAATTCCAGGCCACCGGGCCATCCCAAGCCATCATGCGGGTCGGCGGGTGCCGCGCAGCTGCTCATGGCCTTCAATATGGGGCTGATGCAGCGGTCGGTTCCACCGGGCCAAGTGTTGGTGAGCGCGACAGGCTGCCTCGGCCCCTGCGAACAAGGCCCGACGGTCGTCGTATACCCGGACAACACCTGGTATTCCAAGGTGACCGAAGCCGACGTCGCCGCGATCCTCGATGAACATGTGGCGAAGGGAACCCCGGTTGCTCGACTGAATCCCGACGCGGCGTGGAAGTAA
- a CDS encoding CBS domain-containing protein: MATVSQITNKRPKSIGPKTSIASAAKTMRQARVGSLLVKKGKKLVGIVTDTDIVRRAVASGKPLGKFTVEKIMTAPICTIEGSQSVDDAQDMMADLGVRHLGVTKNGEIAGVVSVRDLLLHYKRYAQSKISTDVTYDEPKITQD, from the coding sequence ATGGCTACCGTGAGTCAGATTACGAACAAGCGTCCAAAGTCCATCGGGCCGAAGACCTCGATTGCCAGCGCGGCCAAGACGATGCGCCAGGCGCGCGTGGGATCGCTCCTGGTCAAGAAGGGCAAGAAATTGGTGGGGATCGTGACGGATACCGATATCGTGCGGAGGGCCGTCGCGTCAGGAAAGCCGCTCGGAAAATTCACCGTCGAGAAGATCATGACGGCTCCGATTTGCACGATCGAGGGAAGCCAGTCGGTCGATGATGCGCAGGATATGATGGCGGACTTGGGTGTGCGCCATCTCGGCGTCACCAAGAACGGCGAGATCGCCGGCGTGGTCTCCGTGCGGGATCTGCTGCTGCACTACAAGCGCTACGCGCAATCGAAGATTTCGACGGATGTAACGTATGACGAACCGAAGATTACGCAGGACTAG
- a CDS encoding radical SAM protein — MTDLLQIDSLVPLAKADQKKSKVMLIFPPEWVPTAPYLALPSLTAVLREAGHTVIQRDINIGMWDHFFSMEFLIWVKARLGMQLKALQEKEKAGVLAERDISQMAVVEQANTIDVFDLADRAEDAKRIVRGERFYEAETLEGALNTFRETMAYISAAYYPASLVFYPMESNLGYRPGVSKEVFACLEDEQVNVYRDLCNQLVMPDVAREQPDVIGISIGTQMQLLAGLTFGKMIKETFPHVHVVVGGNIITRLHEDLVNHERFFTEVFDSAILYEGEHALLWLIEALNGQRLLASVPNLIYRDASGLHRNPEIYTEKTAALPLPDFEGMPLDRYFVPELIIPYLATRGCYWGRCTFCDHGQGYFDQYRGMPAQLVIDQIKALRDKYRCRHFLFSDESYPPALFKKVSQLLVDQDVGIKWTTLIRFEETLQDQATWDLAAKAGCCTLYYGMESANERVLNLMDKHAKKSVIQRNLVMAAQAGIWNHVMAFYGFPGETLEEAMETRGFVLENQPVIHSLELFYFVAYRHTPMVRRPEQFGMTIHKQEEYDLPLDYYYTLNDPSTLSCLDAMQLCEEFYKHDFHPWAVRVNSREHVFLYISKFGTNRLPQIYARQAQPVGSPEGVSGLITWPVAHSQGDEGMSRVTSHEVGG, encoded by the coding sequence ATGACTGACCTGCTTCAAATAGATAGCCTCGTCCCGTTGGCTAAGGCTGACCAGAAGAAATCCAAGGTCATGCTCATTTTTCCGCCCGAATGGGTGCCGACGGCGCCGTATCTCGCCCTGCCTTCGCTCACCGCTGTTTTGCGCGAGGCCGGGCATACGGTCATCCAACGCGATATCAATATCGGGATGTGGGATCACTTCTTCAGCATGGAGTTTCTGATCTGGGTGAAGGCTCGATTGGGCATGCAACTGAAGGCTCTGCAAGAGAAAGAGAAGGCGGGCGTCCTGGCCGAACGGGACATCAGTCAGATGGCGGTCGTCGAGCAGGCCAATACTATCGACGTTTTTGATCTGGCGGATCGAGCCGAGGATGCCAAGCGAATCGTACGCGGCGAGCGTTTCTATGAGGCCGAGACGCTGGAAGGGGCGCTGAATACGTTCCGCGAGACGATGGCCTATATCTCCGCGGCCTACTATCCCGCCTCGCTCGTGTTTTATCCGATGGAAAGCAATCTCGGCTATCGCCCCGGAGTTTCGAAGGAAGTGTTTGCCTGTTTGGAAGACGAGCAGGTGAACGTCTATCGGGATCTCTGCAATCAGCTGGTCATGCCGGACGTAGCGAGAGAGCAGCCTGATGTGATCGGGATTTCCATCGGAACGCAGATGCAGCTGTTGGCCGGTCTGACCTTCGGCAAGATGATCAAAGAAACCTTTCCGCACGTCCACGTGGTGGTCGGCGGCAACATCATCACCCGGCTGCATGAAGACCTCGTCAATCACGAGAGATTTTTCACTGAAGTCTTTGACTCAGCTATTCTTTATGAAGGTGAGCATGCATTGTTGTGGCTCATCGAAGCGTTGAACGGTCAGCGGCTGCTCGCTTCCGTCCCCAACTTGATCTATCGCGATGCATCGGGTCTCCACCGCAATCCGGAAATCTACACTGAGAAGACGGCTGCGCTTCCCTTGCCGGATTTTGAGGGGATGCCATTGGATCGCTACTTCGTTCCTGAACTCATCATTCCCTACTTGGCGACGCGCGGCTGCTATTGGGGCCGCTGTACGTTCTGCGACCATGGCCAGGGGTATTTCGATCAGTACCGGGGCATGCCGGCCCAACTGGTGATCGATCAGATCAAGGCGCTGCGCGATAAGTACCGTTGCCGGCACTTTTTGTTCAGCGATGAGTCCTATCCGCCGGCCTTGTTCAAGAAGGTCTCACAGCTGTTAGTCGACCAAGACGTCGGAATCAAGTGGACGACGCTCATTCGCTTTGAAGAAACACTTCAAGATCAAGCGACCTGGGACCTCGCGGCCAAGGCCGGTTGCTGCACGCTGTATTATGGGATGGAATCGGCGAACGAGCGGGTCTTGAACCTCATGGACAAGCATGCCAAGAAGAGTGTCATCCAGCGTAATCTCGTGATGGCGGCGCAGGCCGGAATTTGGAACCATGTGATGGCCTTCTATGGATTCCCTGGTGAAACGCTCGAGGAGGCGATGGAAACCCGCGGGTTCGTCCTAGAGAACCAGCCGGTGATCCACTCCCTGGAACTGTTTTACTTCGTCGCCTATCGCCACACGCCGATGGTGCGGCGCCCGGAACAATTCGGCATGACGATTCACAAGCAGGAAGAGTACGATCTCCCGTTGGACTACTACTATACGTTGAATGACCCGAGCACGCTGTCGTGCCTCGACGCGATGCAGCTCTGTGAGGAATTCTATAAGCACGATTTTCATCCCTGGGCCGTGCGCGTGAACTCCCGCGAGCACGTGTTTCTCTATATCTCGAAGTTCGGGACGAACCGGTTGCCGCAAATCTATGCGCGGCAGGCACAACCGGTCGGTTCGCCCGAAGGGGTGTCAGGGTTGATTACTTGGCCGGTGGCCCATTCGCAAGGGGACGAAGGGATGTCGCGCGTCACAAGTCACGAGGTCGGCGGCTGA
- a CDS encoding GAF domain-containing protein, with amino-acid sequence MVTPLTETQNNSFILAACEEVQQMLDAGTPSQEILTRLAKAGEVLAGPGSSVSILVIDKDGLLRNGASPSLPADYLTAIDRLKPDIGVGTCAAAAATGSVIETPDFRADDKWAELRHLPMALGFMGAWSMPIKSVAGTILGTFGTYFRDHRTPTAEEKTGVEHLAAAAALVLAKAWPSLL; translated from the coding sequence ATGGTTACTCCCCTCACCGAAACGCAAAATAATTCCTTCATCTTGGCGGCCTGCGAAGAGGTGCAGCAGATGTTGGATGCCGGCACCCCGAGCCAGGAGATACTGACCCGTCTCGCGAAGGCCGGAGAAGTCTTGGCTGGTCCCGGATCGTCGGTGTCGATTTTGGTGATTGATAAGGACGGCTTGCTCCGGAACGGCGCGTCACCCAGCCTTCCGGCAGACTATCTCACCGCAATCGATCGGTTGAAACCTGACATCGGAGTCGGCACGTGCGCGGCCGCAGCGGCGACGGGAAGCGTCATCGAAACCCCGGACTTCCGGGCCGATGACAAGTGGGCCGAACTGCGTCACCTGCCGATGGCGCTGGGCTTCATGGGTGCCTGGAGCATGCCGATCAAATCCGTGGCTGGAACCATTCTCGGTACCTTTGGCACCTATTTCCGCGACCACCGCACCCCTACCGCGGAAGAAAAAACTGGCGTTGAGCATCTAGCCGCCGCAGCGGCACTCGTCCTGGCCAAAGCCTGGCCGAGTCTCCTTTAG
- a CDS encoding gamma-glutamylcyclotransferase, whose translation MKFFLYGDLLNPSQLKRRAPEHRFLGLATLPDHTVKFCRWSAQWRCGLASIVPSQGERTWGGLFELTDEDVKIMDQFEQDVPQGAYRHLQVTIATETGEKELVTTYAANPIGKFKPKDHYLDWVIKGLKQWKFPEEVIQQWECYRPR comes from the coding sequence ATGAAGTTTTTCTTGTACGGCGATCTCCTCAATCCCTCACAACTTAAACGGCGGGCCCCGGAACACAGATTTCTGGGCCTCGCGACTCTGCCGGACCATACCGTCAAATTTTGCCGCTGGTCGGCGCAATGGCGATGTGGGCTCGCCAGTATCGTGCCGTCCCAAGGTGAAAGGACCTGGGGGGGGCTGTTTGAACTGACGGATGAAGACGTGAAGATCATGGATCAATTTGAGCAAGACGTTCCTCAGGGCGCCTACCGGCATCTGCAGGTCACCATTGCGACCGAGACCGGAGAAAAAGAACTGGTCACCACCTATGCAGCGAATCCGATCGGCAAGTTCAAACCGAAGGATCACTATCTGGACTGGGTGATCAAGGGCCTCAAGCAGTGGAAGTTTCCGGAGGAAGTGATCCAGCAATGGGAGTGCTATCGGCCACGGTGA
- a CDS encoding transposase: MGRPLRAAVGGMIYHVLNRANGRLPLFEKPADYVAFEKVLGEAQDRFPMRMLAYCLMPNHWHLVLWPRRDEELSRFMAWVTLTHTQRWHAHRHSAGAGHVYQGRFKSFPVQADEHFLSVCRYVERNALRGNLVTRVEEWRWSSLWQRGQHRANATAFLSEWPVARPRSWVKWVNEAQTDTELEALRRSVCRGQPFGAEDWVRRTANRLDLEGTLRPRGRPKLTKGS; the protein is encoded by the coding sequence ATGGGCCGTCCGTTACGAGCTGCCGTCGGGGGCATGATCTATCATGTTCTGAATCGAGCGAATGGCCGGCTGCCGCTGTTCGAAAAGCCCGCCGACTATGTGGCCTTCGAGAAGGTGCTTGGGGAAGCGCAGGATCGTTTCCCCATGCGGATGTTGGCCTACTGTCTGATGCCCAACCACTGGCATCTGGTGCTGTGGCCGCGGCGAGACGAAGAGCTTTCACGCTTTATGGCGTGGGTGACGCTGACGCACACCCAGCGCTGGCATGCCCACCGGCATTCTGCTGGCGCAGGCCATGTCTATCAAGGGCGGTTCAAATCCTTTCCTGTGCAGGCGGATGAGCACTTCCTATCGGTGTGTCGGTATGTCGAGCGGAACGCCTTACGAGGCAACCTTGTGACTCGCGTGGAAGAGTGGCGCTGGTCCAGTTTGTGGCAGAGAGGACAGCACAGGGCCAATGCAACAGCCTTCTTGTCCGAATGGCCGGTGGCTCGACCTCGAAGCTGGGTGAAGTGGGTGAATGAGGCGCAGACGGATACGGAACTCGAAGCGCTGCGTCGGTCTGTCTGTCGGGGGCAACCCTTCGGCGCGGAGGATTGGGTGCGACGTACCGCGAACCGGCTGGACTTGGAGGGAACCCTCAGACCGCGCGGGCGGCCAAAGCTCACAAAAGGTTCCTGA
- a CDS encoding radical SAM protein, translating into MKVEYSKGNRASKELIQLHRRSSFEASGRKMKVMLIFPPDWYPSEPYLSLPSLTSVLRQAGHTVIQKDINCEMWDWYFSEDFLKKVLRKVPQQLDRLRKLAKKRDLAEWEMDVQLALCDVTRPRMEKLIRDAAEAKHIVRNDKFYDIDKLEWSLQVFREVTSIASLVYAPARICMPPMETDLSYKPYVSAEVMDAVQDEQVNVYRDVFDHLVKPVIQAEQPDVVGISIVLQQQMFSSMTFCALIKQHFPHIHITIGGNTVTRLRDVLPQSPLFHYFDSAVVYEGETAFTQLVEAVGAKQRLADVPNAIYKDETGVHVSPMSYAEDMAALPPPDFDGLPLEKYFVPTRVLPYLATRGCYWGRCEFCDHGEGYTAGYRSKKIQDILADITYLRDKYGVKHFHFTDESYPPALFRKLSRGLVESKMDIFWTTHMRFEKSLLEDAVWQDAKESGCRYLHFGYESGVERVLQLMDKATTAEVMTKHLKLTAEAGIWNHCMGFFGFPGETKEEAWQSVQFLEQNKDHVHSLGFGTFDLGRHNPVAKHPEKWGVTAYKNPDWDLALDYYYTVKNGMSIEEAERVFEQFERNHNPGWDLRLYIREYIFLYISRFGLGKLNDLQYRAVKTIGVIHTLAGKM; encoded by the coding sequence ATGAAAGTCGAGTATTCCAAGGGGAACCGGGCGTCGAAGGAGCTGATACAGCTCCACCGCCGGAGCTCTTTCGAGGCCAGCGGACGGAAGATGAAGGTCATGCTGATCTTCCCACCGGACTGGTATCCCTCGGAACCCTATCTCAGCCTTCCCTCGCTCACCTCCGTCCTCCGCCAAGCCGGCCATACGGTCATCCAAAAAGACATCAATTGCGAGATGTGGGACTGGTACTTCAGCGAGGATTTTCTGAAGAAGGTCCTGCGCAAAGTGCCGCAGCAGTTGGATCGGCTCCGCAAGCTGGCGAAAAAGCGCGATCTCGCCGAGTGGGAGATGGATGTGCAGCTCGCGCTCTGCGATGTGACGCGTCCGCGGATGGAAAAGTTGATCCGTGATGCGGCGGAAGCGAAGCACATCGTAAGGAATGATAAGTTCTATGATATTGACAAGTTGGAATGGTCACTTCAAGTCTTTCGAGAAGTTACATCGATCGCATCTTTGGTCTATGCTCCTGCGCGAATCTGCATGCCGCCGATGGAAACGGATCTCTCGTACAAACCGTACGTCTCGGCCGAGGTGATGGATGCGGTGCAGGATGAACAGGTCAACGTGTACCGGGACGTGTTCGACCATTTGGTCAAGCCGGTGATCCAGGCCGAGCAGCCGGACGTGGTCGGCATCTCGATCGTGTTGCAGCAGCAAATGTTTTCGTCGATGACCTTCTGCGCCCTCATCAAACAGCACTTCCCTCACATCCACATCACGATCGGCGGCAATACGGTGACGCGCCTGCGCGATGTGCTGCCGCAGTCACCTCTCTTTCACTATTTCGACAGCGCCGTGGTCTATGAAGGGGAGACGGCGTTCACGCAACTGGTCGAAGCGGTCGGCGCCAAGCAGAGGTTGGCCGATGTGCCGAACGCGATCTATAAAGACGAGACGGGTGTTCATGTGTCCCCGATGAGCTATGCGGAGGATATGGCCGCGCTGCCGCCGCCGGACTTCGACGGATTGCCGCTCGAGAAGTATTTCGTTCCCACCCGTGTGTTGCCCTATCTGGCGACGCGGGGGTGTTACTGGGGCCGTTGCGAGTTCTGCGACCATGGCGAGGGCTACACCGCCGGCTACCGATCGAAGAAGATCCAGGACATTCTCGCCGACATCACCTATCTGCGCGACAAGTACGGCGTCAAACATTTTCATTTTACCGATGAGTCCTATCCGCCCGCGCTGTTTCGCAAGCTCTCGCGAGGATTGGTCGAGAGCAAAATGGACATCTTCTGGACGACGCACATGCGGTTCGAGAAGAGTCTGTTGGAAGACGCTGTCTGGCAGGATGCGAAAGAGTCGGGCTGCCGCTATCTGCACTTCGGCTATGAGTCGGGAGTCGAGCGGGTCTTGCAGCTAATGGACAAGGCGACGACGGCAGAGGTCATGACGAAGCACCTCAAGCTCACGGCGGAGGCGGGGATCTGGAACCACTGCATGGGCTTCTTTGGTTTTCCCGGCGAGACGAAGGAGGAAGCGTGGCAGTCGGTGCAATTCCTCGAACAGAACAAAGACCATGTTCATTCGCTGGGGTTCGGGACGTTCGATCTCGGCCGGCATAATCCGGTGGCCAAGCATCCGGAGAAGTGGGGCGTGACGGCGTACAAGAATCCGGATTGGGATCTCGCGCTGGATTACTACTACACGGTGAAGAACGGGATGAGCATCGAAGAGGCGGAGCGGGTGTTCGAGCAGTTCGAGCGCAACCACAATCCTGGCTGGGATTTGCGCCTCTATATTCGGGAGTACATCTTTCTCTATATCTCAAGGTTTGGTTTAGGAAAGCTCAATGATCTTCAGTATCGAGCGGTCAAGACGATTGGGGTAATACATACGTTAGCGGGGAAGATGTAG
- a CDS encoding zinc-binding dehydrogenase, whose product MKAVVFREHGGADKLAYDELPMPQVGPQEVLVRVQACALNHLDIWVRQGSPAYTVPFPHVLGSDVSGTVEEIGAQVEGVTRGARVFVSPGVSCWRCEYCLAGRDNMCRTYGLLGAVRHGGYAEYVAVPFQNVLPIPENLSFQQAAAFPLVSVTASHMLFALAGLQHGETILVMGAGSGVGMMAVQLAKLAGARVLTTVGSDDKIPKAVILGADAVIHHGKENVAERVRLLTEGRGVDVVVEHIGPEVWNTCVESLAKGGRLVTCGATTGGEVSLNLRYVYSRQLTIKGSYMGTRAELVKATELMGQGRLISVIDRTFPLREARAAQELMISRKFFGKIVLVC is encoded by the coding sequence ATGAAGGCTGTGGTGTTTCGCGAGCATGGTGGAGCGGACAAGCTTGCGTATGACGAGCTGCCGATGCCGCAGGTCGGGCCGCAAGAAGTTTTGGTTCGGGTACAGGCCTGCGCGCTGAATCATCTCGACATCTGGGTGAGACAGGGAAGCCCTGCCTATACCGTTCCCTTCCCACATGTCCTTGGTTCCGATGTCTCCGGAACGGTCGAAGAAATAGGGGCTCAAGTCGAAGGCGTCACTCGCGGGGCGCGGGTTTTTGTGTCACCCGGCGTCAGTTGCTGGAGATGCGAGTATTGCCTGGCAGGCCGTGACAATATGTGCCGGACATATGGGCTTCTTGGAGCCGTGCGGCATGGCGGGTATGCCGAGTATGTCGCGGTTCCGTTCCAGAATGTCCTGCCGATACCTGAGAATCTGTCGTTCCAGCAGGCCGCCGCGTTCCCGCTGGTCTCGGTCACGGCCTCGCATATGCTGTTCGCATTGGCGGGACTTCAGCATGGGGAAACCATTCTCGTGATGGGAGCGGGGAGCGGCGTCGGCATGATGGCCGTGCAGCTGGCGAAGCTGGCGGGGGCGCGCGTACTGACGACGGTCGGGAGCGACGACAAGATTCCCAAGGCCGTCATTTTGGGAGCCGATGCCGTCATCCATCACGGCAAGGAGAATGTAGCGGAGCGAGTCCGGTTGTTGACGGAAGGCCGTGGCGTTGATGTCGTCGTCGAACACATCGGACCGGAGGTCTGGAACACCTGCGTCGAATCCCTCGCCAAAGGCGGGCGATTGGTTACGTGCGGCGCAACGACCGGTGGCGAGGTCTCGTTGAATCTGCGCTATGTCTATTCCCGCCAGTTGACGATCAAGGGCTCCTATATGGGCACGCGGGCGGAGCTGGTGAAAGCCACGGAACTCATGGGGCAAGGGCGGTTGATTTCCGTGATCGATCGAACGTTTCCGCTCCGGGAAGCCCGGGCCGCGCAAGAGCTCATGATCAGCCGGAAGTTTTTCGGCAAGATCGTACTGGTCTGCTAA
- a CDS encoding MogA/MoaB family molybdenum cofactor biosynthesis protein — protein MSEPTHHEHKAQAPGSIGAMVITSSDTRTPDTDTSGRLIHKLLEGHGHTVVAYHIVKDEPGQIQFRIAQGTVNDAVQAIIINGGTGISRRDSTYEAAAEMLEKRLDGFGEIFRYLTYQEIGSPAIMTRAVAGIVKGRVLFSVPGSENAVRLAMEKLILPELGHLLQQLAK, from the coding sequence ATGAGTGAACCCACCCATCACGAACACAAAGCCCAAGCACCTGGATCCATCGGGGCCATGGTGATCACGAGCAGCGATACCCGCACGCCGGACACCGACACCAGCGGCCGGCTGATTCACAAACTGCTCGAAGGACACGGCCATACCGTCGTCGCCTATCACATCGTCAAGGACGAGCCGGGACAGATTCAGTTTCGGATCGCCCAAGGGACGGTGAATGATGCAGTCCAGGCGATCATCATCAACGGCGGTACGGGAATCTCACGGCGTGATTCGACCTACGAAGCGGCCGCCGAAATGTTGGAGAAGCGGTTGGATGGATTCGGTGAAATCTTTCGCTATCTGACGTATCAGGAGATCGGTTCGCCGGCGATCATGACCCGAGCCGTCGCCGGCATCGTCAAGGGCCGCGTGCTCTTCTCCGTCCCCGGCTCGGAAAATGCCGTCCGCCTGGCGATGGAAAAGCTCATCCTACCGGAACTGGGCCACCTGCTCCAGCAACTCGCGAAATAA
- a CDS encoding Rieske 2Fe-2S domain-containing protein: MNDFVKAAFTHEIPPGTGRTVEIDGIWIALFNVDGMFYAVDNTCPHAGGPLGEGTLCGPVVECPWHGWKFSVMSGERVGNSNFQITRCEVRIQGDEVQIAIPPALREPA, from the coding sequence ATGAACGATTTCGTCAAAGCAGCCTTCACGCACGAGATTCCACCCGGCACGGGACGAACCGTCGAAATCGACGGGATTTGGATTGCGCTCTTCAACGTGGACGGAATGTTTTATGCGGTCGACAACACCTGTCCCCACGCGGGCGGTCCGCTTGGGGAAGGAACGCTCTGCGGACCCGTCGTCGAATGTCCCTGGCACGGCTGGAAATTCAGCGTCATGTCAGGCGAACGAGTCGGGAACTCCAACTTCCAAATCACCCGTTGTGAGGTGCGCATTCAAGGGGATGAAGTTCAGATCGCCATACCACCGGCGCTCAGAGAGCCGGCTTGA
- a CDS encoding PhzF family phenazine biosynthesis protein: MAEERSLKFYQADVFTAQPFGGNPVAVFPDADGLTDDELQQIAREMNLSETVFVFPPTDPAAVARLRIFTPTQEIPFAGHPVLGTFYVLAQLKRIPTQDGITRVMQECNIGLFPLELHSEQGRVVRVVMSQPKPEFLDPIDAIDDVYLVGRALGLPKHVIVDTKWPLQVVSTGLPVLIVPVRTLTAVRSINPDASAIINVCERFGANGIMVFTTVTVESFASVHARMFAPKIGILEDPATGSAGGALGAYLVQNGVVEVGPTTDLLIEQGYEIDRPSRILVQVESDDEVIQGVRVGGQCVMVVEGTLKF, encoded by the coding sequence ATGGCTGAAGAGCGGTCTCTCAAATTCTATCAAGCAGACGTCTTTACCGCTCAGCCGTTTGGGGGCAATCCTGTCGCCGTGTTTCCCGATGCGGACGGTCTCACCGACGATGAGCTGCAACAGATCGCACGGGAGATGAACTTGTCGGAAACGGTGTTCGTCTTCCCGCCGACCGACCCTGCCGCGGTTGCGCGGTTGCGCATTTTCACCCCGACGCAGGAGATTCCGTTTGCCGGTCATCCGGTGTTGGGCACGTTTTACGTATTGGCCCAATTAAAACGAATCCCAACGCAAGACGGCATCACGCGCGTGATGCAGGAGTGTAACATCGGGCTGTTTCCCCTCGAATTGCACTCGGAGCAAGGCCGTGTGGTGCGAGTCGTCATGTCGCAACCCAAGCCGGAATTTCTCGACCCCATCGATGCGATCGACGACGTGTATCTGGTCGGAAGAGCCCTTGGCTTACCGAAGCACGTGATTGTCGATACCAAATGGCCGCTCCAAGTCGTATCGACTGGTTTGCCGGTCTTGATCGTGCCGGTGCGGACGTTGACGGCCGTACGGTCGATCAATCCTGACGCGTCGGCCATCATCAACGTCTGCGAGCGCTTCGGCGCCAACGGCATCATGGTCTTCACGACGGTGACGGTCGAATCGTTCGCCTCCGTCCACGCGAGAATGTTTGCCCCGAAGATCGGAATCCTGGAGGACCCCGCCACCGGGAGCGCCGGCGGGGCGCTCGGCGCCTATCTGGTTCAGAACGGCGTGGTGGAGGTCGGACCCACCACGGACCTGCTCATCGAGCAAGGGTACGAGATCGATCGGCCATCCAGGATACTTGTCCAGGTGGAGTCGGATGACGAGGTCATCCAGGGCGTGAGGGTCGGCGGCCAGTGTGTGATGGTGGTGGAGGGGACCTTGAAGTTTTGA
- a CDS encoding cupin domain-containing protein: MITHLTQAARRPFAETGFPGVTCSTIWSENGNGSDFIAFKAGARFPLHDHEGPEEIVILSGKIRFGDKVVSAGDYLKAGPGDVHDAEALEDSVFFIAHVGGAVVKD; the protein is encoded by the coding sequence ATGATCACTCATCTCACTCAGGCCGCGCGTCGTCCGTTCGCGGAAACCGGCTTTCCCGGCGTGACGTGTTCCACTATCTGGAGCGAAAACGGGAACGGCTCAGACTTTATCGCATTCAAGGCTGGTGCTCGCTTTCCACTTCACGACCATGAGGGTCCGGAAGAGATCGTCATACTATCGGGCAAGATTCGTTTTGGGGACAAGGTGGTTTCGGCAGGGGACTACCTGAAGGCCGGGCCGGGCGATGTACACGATGCCGAAGCGCTCGAGGATTCAGTCTTCTTCATCGCCCATGTGGGCGGTGCAGTAGTCAAAGACTGA